One region of uncultured Sulfurimonas sp. genomic DNA includes:
- the ribE gene encoding 6,7-dimethyl-8-ribityllumazine synthase, whose amino-acid sequence MKLVEGKLKVVNGKKIAIVSTRWNHFIVDRLVEGAEDAFKRHGGNEDELTHVLIPGAFELPMVIDQLLASGKYDAVCALGAVIRGATPHFDYVSAEATKGIATMSLKYQKPVSFGLLTTDTIEQAIERAGTKAGNKGFEAMTTVIEMLDLYENI is encoded by the coding sequence ATGAAGTTAGTTGAGGGTAAGTTAAAAGTAGTTAACGGTAAAAAAATTGCTATCGTTAGTACAAGATGGAATCACTTTATAGTTGATAGATTAGTTGAAGGTGCAGAGGATGCATTTAAACGTCATGGTGGAAATGAAGATGAACTTACACATGTTCTAATCCCTGGAGCGTTCGAACTTCCAATGGTGATTGACCAATTGCTTGCTTCTGGAAAATACGATGCAGTTTGTGCTTTAGGTGCGGTTATTCGTGGAGCTACTCCTCACTTTGATTATGTATCTGCTGAGGCTACAAAAGGAATCGCAACTATGAGCTTAAAGTATCAAAAACCTGTCTCTTTTGGTCTTTTAACAACTGATACAATTGAGCAAGCTATAGAGAGAGCCGGCACTAAAGCTGGAAATAAAGGTTTTGAAGCGATGACTACAGTTATCGAGATGCTAGACCTTTACGAGAATATATAA
- the nusB gene encoding transcription antitermination factor NusB, whose protein sequence is MATRHHARMAVVSLLYAYDLGNGSIAEHTDEILEEKKIRNKQKDFALALFDGVMKNLETCDKAIIEHLKEWDFERLGSIERATLRLATYEILYGELDSAVVINEAVEITKAFGTEQSPKFINGVLDAISKDK, encoded by the coding sequence ATGGCAACTAGACATCACGCCAGAATGGCAGTAGTAAGCTTACTTTATGCTTATGATTTAGGAAACGGAAGTATTGCTGAACATACAGATGAGATTTTAGAAGAGAAAAAAATTCGCAACAAACAAAAAGATTTTGCATTGGCTCTTTTTGATGGTGTTATGAAAAATCTTGAAACTTGTGATAAAGCTATCATTGAGCACTTAAAAGAGTGGGATTTTGAGAGACTTGGAAGTATTGAGAGAGCTACTCTTAGACTTGCAACTTATGAGATTTTATATGGTGAACTTGACTCTGCTGTGGTTATAAATGAAGCTGTTGAGATTACAAAAGCTTTTGGAACTGAACAATCTCCTAAGTTTATAAATGGTGTTTTGGACGCAATTTCAAAAGATAAGTAA
- a CDS encoding dehypoxanthine futalosine cyclase, with translation MKRLTKQEALDLIKNADLKELGRMASARKKELHPKGITTFVVDRNINYTNICWVDCKFCAFYRHEKDADAYVLTFDEIDAKIDELLEIGGTQILFQGGVHPKLKIEWYEDLVEHIHTKYPDITIHGFSSIEIDFIAKVSRISVEEVLERLKAKGLASIPGAGAEILSDKVRDIIAPKKIDSEVWIDIHRKAHKLGIMSTATMMYGTVESDEDIIEHFDMIRRLQDETLGFRAFIMWSFQGQNTELLRLIPDMDKPSSNRYLRLLAVARLYLDNVPNIQSSWVTQGAYIGQMALRFGANDLGSTMMEENVVSSAGAAYSMAKEEMVALIKDIGEIPAVRNTAYETLEKFA, from the coding sequence ATGAAAAGATTAACTAAGCAAGAAGCACTAGACTTAATCAAAAATGCTGACTTAAAAGAACTTGGACGAATGGCATCTGCGCGTAAAAAAGAGTTGCATCCAAAAGGCATAACAACTTTTGTTGTTGATAGAAATATTAACTATACAAATATTTGCTGGGTGGATTGTAAATTTTGTGCTTTTTATAGACATGAAAAAGATGCAGATGCTTATGTTTTAACATTTGATGAGATAGATGCAAAGATTGATGAGCTTTTAGAAATTGGCGGAACTCAGATACTTTTTCAAGGTGGAGTGCATCCAAAGTTAAAGATAGAGTGGTATGAAGATTTAGTTGAACATATTCATACTAAATATCCCGATATCACAATTCACGGTTTTTCTTCTATTGAGATAGATTTTATAGCTAAAGTTTCTCGCATTAGTGTTGAAGAAGTTTTAGAGAGACTAAAAGCAAAAGGTCTTGCATCTATACCTGGTGCTGGAGCTGAAATACTTAGCGATAAGGTTCGCGATATTATTGCACCTAAAAAGATTGACTCTGAAGTTTGGATAGATATACATAGGAAAGCTCATAAGCTTGGCATCATGAGTACAGCTACAATGATGTATGGAACTGTTGAGAGCGATGAAGATATAATAGAGCACTTTGATATGATAAGACGTCTTCAAGATGAAACTCTCGGATTCCGTGCTTTTATCATGTGGAGTTTTCAAGGGCAAAATACTGAGCTTCTAAGACTTATCCCAGATATGGATAAACCATCTTCAAATAGATACTTAAGACTTTTAGCAGTTGCAAGACTCTATCTTGATAATGTGCCAAATATCCAAAGTTCATGGGTAACTCAAGGTGCTTATATAGGTCAAATGGCTCTTAGATTTGGAGCAAATGATTTAGGCTCTACTATGATGGAAGAGAATGTTGTAAGTTCTGCTGGTGCTGCTTATTCAATGGCAAAAGAAGAGATGGTAGCTCTTATCAAAGATATAGGCGAAATACCAGCTGTAAGAAATACAGCATACGAGACTTTAGAAAAATTCGCGTAG
- a CDS encoding pitrilysin family protein, with product MKKIIFTLIITGQLMIAATIEYIETNGLKVPVIFEQDKRLPLVTMQFIFQNSGSITNTDKAGLAKFSARVMGEGTKKMGSSAFAESLESKAIHIASSAGAETFVMEVGCLKEEFSEGLKKFDDLLKDPNFSKEAISKVKTTTLGSLSSKANDFDYVTSNELNAILFKGTPLANPSSGTIKSVESIKLEDVKQFVKEHLVSSRLIVVIGGDVDIDVTKKDIEKIIKAMPKGELTPLAHYDVTKTATESILKRDTQQAYVYFGSPYNIKYDSEDYYKARVATFILGTGGFGSRLMEEIRVKKGLAYSAYARVSVSKSSSYMTGYLQTKLDSLDEAQKTVKEVIAEFVKNGVTEDELDQTKKFLLGSEPLRVETMSQRLNRTFMEFYKGQDLGHSVKELELVKKLKLKDLNEFIKNHKEILEMSFAIVTK from the coding sequence ATGAAAAAAATAATCTTTACTTTAATAATTACAGGACAACTAATGATAGCAGCAACTATAGAGTACATTGAAACAAACGGATTAAAAGTTCCCGTAATATTTGAACAAGATAAAAGACTTCCTCTTGTAACTATGCAGTTTATTTTTCAAAATAGTGGAAGCATAACAAACACAGATAAAGCAGGACTTGCAAAATTTAGTGCAAGAGTTATGGGTGAGGGAACTAAAAAGATGGGTTCATCTGCTTTTGCGGAATCTTTAGAGAGCAAGGCTATTCATATAGCTTCTTCTGCAGGAGCGGAGACTTTTGTTATGGAAGTTGGTTGTTTAAAAGAGGAGTTTTCTGAGGGACTTAAAAAATTTGATGACTTATTAAAAGATCCAAATTTTTCTAAAGAAGCAATCTCTAAAGTAAAAACTACAACTCTAGGCTCACTTAGTTCAAAAGCAAATGATTTTGATTATGTCACATCTAATGAATTAAATGCGATTTTATTTAAAGGAACTCCGCTAGCAAACCCTTCATCTGGAACAATAAAGAGTGTAGAGAGCATAAAACTTGAAGATGTAAAACAATTTGTAAAAGAACATCTTGTAAGCTCTAGACTTATAGTAGTTATTGGTGGTGATGTAGATATAGATGTCACAAAAAAAGATATAGAAAAGATAATAAAAGCTATGCCAAAAGGGGAACTGACTCCTTTAGCTCACTATGATGTTACAAAAACAGCAACTGAATCTATCTTAAAAAGAGATACTCAACAAGCTTATGTGTATTTTGGTTCACCATATAATATAAAGTATGATTCAGAGGATTATTATAAAGCAAGAGTAGCTACTTTCATACTTGGAACCGGAGGCTTTGGTTCACGTTTGATGGAAGAGATTAGAGTTAAAAAAGGTTTGGCTTATTCAGCTTATGCAAGAGTCAGCGTAAGTAAATCTAGTAGCTATATGACAGGATATTTACAAACAAAACTAGACTCTTTAGATGAAGCGCAAAAAACTGTTAAAGAAGTCATTGCAGAGTTTGTAAAAAATGGTGTAACTGAAGATGAACTAGATCAAACTAAAAAGTTTTTACTAGGAAGTGAACCATTAAGAGTTGAGACTATGAGTCAAAGGCTAAACCGTACATTTATGGAGTTTTACAAGGGTCAAGACTTAGGTCATTCTGTAAAAGAGTTAGAGTTAGTTAAAAAGTTAAAATTAAAAGATTTAAATGAGTTTATTAAAAATCATAAAGAGATTTTAGAAATGAGTTTTGCAATAGTTACTAAGTAA
- the recG gene encoding ATP-dependent DNA helicase RecG, with amino-acid sequence MKLTKDIETKFNKLGINFWCELALNIPHSYEDLTLHDSIQIGKAQLIDATVESVFRAPNTIQITFFSHNLGHSVNGVLFRPKPYMMHQFKVGDRDFFYGVIECKSGNCSMSMPRKTANVGAITPKYKSALRGDVMLRLIQNNLTLEKLMIEGVKEEIAQKILKLHLPSEHLINPKELDAKTIDAIKYLELFTYMKRLSAKRRYFEPIVKVDAEYKTWASSLPFELTAQQLDAIEDIKKDFNKDVASKRMVVGDVGSGKTMVILASAYMMLPYRSILMAPTTILANQLFEEAQKFLPNAKSVLVTNKSKKIDLNEYDFIIGTHALLYRELPDAGLVMVDEQHRFGTAQRNMLEKLVSSGVKKPHFLQFSATPIPRTQAMIETAHIDVSLITSTPFAKDITSRVIHKSDFKDLLHHIESEISKNKQVLLVYPLVEQSEVLEYQSIEEARGYWEKNFSGVYVTHGKDKQKEEVLLEFRQKGNILIATTVVEVGISLPRLTTVVIVGAERLGLSTLHQLRGRVSRTGLKGYCYLYTNQNKSDRLDRFVTTASGFDIANLDLKFRKSGDLLKGSSQSGSQFKWVDLAEDLEIVKSVKKDLVPTN; translated from the coding sequence ATGAAACTCACTAAAGATATAGAGACAAAGTTTAATAAGCTAGGTATTAACTTTTGGTGTGAACTTGCTCTAAACATCCCTCACTCTTATGAAGATCTCACCCTTCATGATAGCATCCAAATAGGGAAAGCTCAACTTATAGATGCAACAGTTGAGTCAGTTTTTCGTGCTCCAAATACAATTCAAATAACTTTTTTTTCACATAACTTAGGTCACAGTGTAAATGGTGTTTTATTTCGTCCAAAACCATATATGATGCATCAGTTCAAAGTAGGTGATAGAGATTTTTTTTATGGAGTCATAGAGTGTAAAAGTGGAAATTGTAGCATGAGTATGCCGCGAAAAACTGCAAATGTAGGTGCTATAACTCCAAAATACAAATCAGCACTAAGAGGCGATGTTATGCTTCGTTTAATCCAAAATAATCTTACACTTGAAAAACTAATGATTGAGGGCGTAAAAGAGGAGATAGCACAGAAGATTTTAAAACTACATCTTCCAAGTGAGCATCTTATAAATCCAAAAGAGCTAGATGCTAAAACTATAGATGCTATAAAGTATTTGGAACTATTTACTTACATGAAGCGCTTATCAGCAAAAAGAAGATATTTTGAGCCTATAGTAAAAGTAGATGCTGAGTATAAAACTTGGGCATCTTCACTTCCTTTTGAATTAACAGCACAACAGCTAGATGCAATAGAAGATATAAAAAAAGATTTTAACAAAGACGTAGCATCTAAGCGCATGGTGGTTGGAGATGTTGGAAGTGGTAAGACAATGGTTATCCTTGCATCTGCATATATGATGCTACCTTATCGCTCTATTTTGATGGCACCTACAACTATTCTTGCAAATCAACTTTTTGAAGAGGCTCAAAAGTTTTTGCCAAATGCTAAAAGTGTTTTAGTGACTAACAAATCCAAGAAGATAGATTTAAATGAGTATGATTTCATTATAGGAACTCATGCTCTTTTATATAGAGAACTCCCAGATGCTGGACTTGTTATGGTTGATGAACAGCATCGTTTTGGAACTGCTCAGAGAAATATGTTAGAGAAGTTAGTTAGTAGCGGAGTAAAAAAACCACACTTTTTGCAGTTTAGTGCCACTCCAATTCCAAGAACTCAAGCAATGATAGAGACAGCGCATATAGATGTAAGTCTTATAACTTCAACCCCATTTGCAAAAGATATAACAAGCAGAGTTATACACAAGAGTGATTTTAAAGATTTACTTCATCATATAGAGTCTGAAATAAGTAAAAATAAGCAAGTACTTTTGGTTTATCCTTTGGTTGAGCAGAGTGAAGTTTTGGAGTATCAAAGCATCGAAGAAGCACGTGGATATTGGGAGAAAAACTTTAGTGGTGTTTATGTAACTCACGGTAAAGACAAACAAAAAGAAGAGGTTCTTTTAGAGTTTCGCCAAAAAGGAAATATTTTAATAGCTACAACGGTCGTAGAAGTTGGCATCTCTTTGCCTAGACTTACAACTGTTGTAATAGTTGGAGCTGAGAGATTAGGACTTTCAACTTTGCACCAACTTAGAGGAAGAGTTAGTAGAACAGGATTAAAAGGTTATTGTTATCTTTATACAAATCAAAACAAGTCTGATAGATTGGATAGGTTTGTAACAACTGCTAGCGGTTTTGATATAGCAAATTTGGACTTGAAGTTTAGAAAAAGTGGTGATTTGCTTAAAGGTTCTTCACAGAGTGGAAGTCAGTTTAAATGGGTTGATTTGGCGGAAGATTTAGAGATAGTTAAGAGTGTAAAAAAAGACTTAGTTCCAACTAATTAA
- the raiA gene encoding ribosome-associated translation inhibitor RaiA, with amino-acid sequence MNISLTGRHLELTEPIKAHMNTSIETLTKYNMDIISVNVVASTQTKKGKEHSVVEFVINLAHKNSVIIKQNDDDLYAAVDLAVARAQKALRRMHDKDTTHRKVGINEIKAENVNVKEEAEANEDEIVPVALDLYKPREVEDVLNDLKEGDKMFEIFLDNEDKTRVLYKRNDGKFGLY; translated from the coding sequence ATGAATATTTCTCTTACGGGAAGACATTTAGAATTAACTGAGCCAATCAAAGCTCATATGAATACATCTATTGAAACTTTAACTAAATACAATATGGATATCATTTCTGTAAATGTTGTAGCTTCTACTCAAACAAAAAAAGGCAAAGAACACTCTGTGGTTGAGTTTGTTATCAATCTTGCTCATAAAAACTCTGTAATCATTAAACAAAATGATGATGATTTATATGCAGCTGTGGATTTAGCTGTTGCTAGAGCGCAAAAAGCTTTACGTCGTATGCACGACAAAGATACTACTCACCGTAAAGTAGGTATTAACGAAATTAAAGCTGAAAATGTAAATGTAAAAGAAGAAGCTGAAGCTAACGAAGATGAAATCGTTCCTGTAGCACTTGACCTTTACAAACCTCGTGAAGTTGAAGATGTTTTAAACGACCTAAAAGAAGGCGATAAAATGTTTGAAATTTTCTTAGATAACGAAGATAAAACTCGTGTTCTATACAAAAGAAATGACGGTAAATTCGGATTATATTAA